The Armatimonadota bacterium genome includes a region encoding these proteins:
- a CDS encoding acyl-CoA dehydrogenase family protein: MDYFFTEEQQMMREVAREIAEKRIRPVAAEFDETGEFPWEITKAIADADLFRVFIPEEYEGMDLGMPITNMCIVTEELSKACGGISLGFAATGLGTMPILIAGNEEQKAKYLPRIASGTLAAFALTEANAGSDASAVATKAVLDGDHYILNGTKQWITNGGEAEIYTVFCVTDPTRGPRGISAIIVEKGTPGFSFGKKENKMGIRASATRELIFQDCRVPKENLLGKEGMGFFIAMKTFDVSRPGVAAQALGIAQGALDLAVKYSRERHQFGQPICAFQGLRWMMADMAMKIEAARALIYATARWIDQAKPKKAAMYSAMAKCFASDVAMEVTTNALQIFGGYGYMKEYPIEKYMRDAKITQIYEGTNQIQREEISKGLIAAAASGD; the protein is encoded by the coding sequence ATGGATTACTTCTTCACGGAAGAACAGCAAATGATGCGCGAAGTTGCGCGTGAAATTGCAGAGAAGCGCATACGTCCCGTTGCCGCCGAATTTGATGAGACTGGGGAGTTCCCTTGGGAAATAACCAAGGCAATCGCCGATGCGGACCTTTTCCGCGTTTTTATTCCCGAGGAATACGAGGGCATGGACCTAGGCATGCCTATCACAAACATGTGCATAGTAACCGAGGAGCTTTCCAAAGCTTGCGGCGGCATATCCCTAGGGTTTGCGGCAACTGGTCTAGGAACTATGCCTATACTTATTGCCGGAAACGAGGAGCAGAAGGCGAAGTATCTCCCTAGGATTGCTTCGGGTACGCTGGCTGCTTTTGCACTAACTGAGGCAAATGCAGGTTCGGATGCAAGTGCTGTTGCGACAAAGGCAGTTCTTGATGGTGACCATTACATCCTCAATGGCACAAAGCAGTGGATTACCAATGGTGGTGAAGCCGAAATATACACCGTTTTTTGCGTTACCGATCCCACCAGAGGCCCACGTGGAATTTCCGCAATCATCGTAGAAAAAGGCACGCCGGGCTTTTCCTTCGGAAAGAAAGAGAACAAGATGGGCATACGGGCATCCGCTACCCGCGAGTTGATTTTTCAAGACTGCCGGGTGCCGAAGGAGAATCTTCTTGGTAAGGAAGGCATGGGTTTCTTCATCGCAATGAAGACATTCGACGTATCACGCCCCGGCGTCGCCGCCCAAGCGCTTGGAATTGCTCAGGGGGCGCTGGACCTAGCAGTGAAATACTCTCGTGAGCGACATCAGTTTGGCCAACCGATTTGTGCTTTCCAAGGGTTGCGGTGGATGATGGCGGATATGGCAATGAAGATTGAAGCAGCAAGGGCACTTATCTATGCGACCGCCAGGTGGATTGACCAAGCGAAGCCCAAGAAAGCTGCAATGTATTCTGCCATGGCTAAGTGCTTTGCATCTGACGTGGCGATGGAGGTCACAACTAATGCCCTCCAAATTTTCGGCGGATATGGGTATATGAAGGAATATCCAATTGAAAAATACATGCGCGACGCAAAAATAACCCAGATATACGAGGGGACCAATCAAATACAGCGCGAGGAAATTTCTAAGGGCTTAATCGCAGCAGCAGCAAGCGGTGATTAA
- a CDS encoding ABC transporter ATP-binding protein/permease, which translates to MPKPYYDDEVLGKAFDPKLTRKMLVFLRPYKSQLVIATLTVLMTSGLGLIIPKLWKAAIDEGISAKNLRVLEIVAILYVVTYLARWLASYWQTLSVSRLGQSVLHDIRHRLFSHIQNMSLSFFDRREVGRLIARLTSDVEAVNELLTSGTLSIIADVGMLIGIIVILVRENLQLSLMTFSLVPFMWIVTSVFRTKARIAYRDVRQKVATVTATVAENVSGVRVVKSFSREKENLRRFKQVNLENRRAFMNAARVHATFVPIISVLSMVAVCMVYWYGGLRVAAGVLTIGILVEFVQYMNQFFQPIRDLSNLYHTMQSAMAGAERIFEILETQPDVCDKPNCIEMPPIRGDVEFRHVNFAYDKTLVLKDVSFHVKAGQTVAFVGPTGAGKTTIINLLSRQYDVTDGAILIDGIDIRTVSMRSLRKQMGVVLQDPFLFPGSIKENIRYGRLDATDQEVEAAAKTVGAHDFIIEMPRGYDTDVREGGSKLSAGQKQLISFARALLADPRILILDEATSSVDTQTEMLIQQALRQLLKGRTSFVIAHRLSTIIEADMIMVIEDGRVQEVGTHEELLSLGGLYKRLYDMQFEEIVAEEEIKS; encoded by the coding sequence ATGCCTAAGCCATACTACGACGATGAAGTATTGGGAAAAGCTTTCGATCCCAAGTTGACAAGGAAAATGCTTGTATTTCTGAGGCCATACAAGAGTCAACTTGTAATTGCAACATTGACAGTTCTGATGACCTCTGGCTTGGGACTAATAATACCTAAATTATGGAAAGCGGCAATAGACGAAGGCATATCCGCGAAGAATTTGCGTGTGCTTGAAATTGTTGCAATTCTTTACGTTGTTACATATCTTGCCAGGTGGTTGGCAAGTTATTGGCAGACGTTATCTGTATCGCGGCTTGGCCAAAGCGTCCTTCATGATATCCGACATCGTCTCTTTTCTCATATTCAGAACATGTCCTTAAGCTTCTTCGACCGGCGCGAGGTTGGTAGATTGATTGCTAGGCTCACAAGCGATGTGGAAGCAGTAAATGAGTTGTTAACTTCGGGAACTTTATCCATAATTGCGGACGTTGGAATGCTTATAGGAATTATAGTAATCCTGGTGCGGGAAAATCTTCAACTTTCATTGATGACGTTCAGCCTTGTGCCATTTATGTGGATAGTAACCTCGGTATTTCGCACAAAAGCTAGAATTGCTTATAGGGATGTTCGCCAGAAGGTTGCAACCGTTACGGCTACTGTTGCTGAAAATGTATCGGGCGTTCGCGTGGTCAAATCGTTTTCGCGAGAGAAAGAAAACTTGCGCCGTTTCAAGCAGGTGAATCTGGAGAATCGGCGAGCGTTTATGAACGCAGCTCGTGTGCACGCAACCTTTGTGCCTATAATATCTGTGCTCAGTATGGTAGCAGTCTGTATGGTTTATTGGTATGGCGGACTTAGGGTTGCAGCAGGGGTACTCACCATAGGTATATTGGTGGAGTTCGTGCAATATATGAATCAGTTCTTTCAACCTATTCGAGACCTAAGCAACCTCTATCACACTATGCAGTCGGCAATGGCTGGTGCTGAGCGAATATTTGAAATATTGGAAACTCAACCAGATGTTTGTGACAAACCAAACTGCATTGAGATGCCGCCGATTCGCGGGGATGTTGAGTTCCGACATGTAAACTTTGCATACGACAAGACGCTAGTTCTTAAAGATGTGAGTTTCCATGTCAAAGCTGGGCAGACGGTAGCCTTTGTAGGTCCAACTGGTGCTGGAAAGACAACGATAATCAATCTCTTGAGCAGGCAGTATGATGTAACAGATGGGGCAATTTTGATAGATGGCATTGATATACGCACTGTTTCAATGCGTTCGTTGCGGAAACAAATGGGTGTGGTCCTCCAAGATCCATTTCTCTTTCCTGGAAGCATTAAAGAGAATATACGCTATGGTCGTTTGGACGCGACCGATCAAGAAGTCGAGGCAGCGGCAAAAACTGTTGGTGCGCATGATTTCATTATTGAGATGCCGAGGGGTTACGATACCGATGTTCGTGAGGGCGGCTCAAAGCTTTCGGCTGGACAAAAGCAGCTTATTTCATTTGCACGTGCGCTCCTTGCCGACCCTAGGATTTTAATACTTGATGAGGCCACCTCTAGCGTCGATACCCAAACCGAGATGCTTATCCAGCAAGCGCTGAGACAGCTGTTGAAAGGCAGAACTTCTTTTGTTATTGCGCACAGGCTATCAACCATCATCGAGGCCGATATGATCATGGTGATTGAGGATGGCCGTGTGCAGGAAGTCGGCACGCATGAAGAACTCCTCTCATTAGGTGGTCTCTACAAACGCCTTTATGATATGCAATTCGAGGAGATTGTTGCTGAGGAAGAAATCAAATCCTAA
- a CDS encoding ABC transporter ATP-binding protein/permease has product MQTVRRLIAFAIKYWHWILLATICLFAVTGFDLLNPQFIRLIIDEGLKSGKYYLIPYLSLGIVGIAIIRGFFWFGQQYLTEYIAHRTIYDIRNRLFDHIQRLSFSYHDEAETGQLISRATSDVDMLRRFLGHGLMHLLSDGLVFIGVLFMCIYMNWKLALIALSTTPFLISAVFRYGGRIRPLFTAIQNQRGDMTTAIQQNLLGIRVVKTFAREDHEIAKFDKQSYALLERNLEAAQVSAVYMPMMDFLAAMGTTLVLLYGGSQVISGTLKLGELVAFNAYLVRLISSVRMTGWIVNMAQNAVAAADRIFEILDTHPETHLKDGTKELKNCRGHVEFRNVSFSYSDGSRVLSNINLEVKPGEMVALVGPTGSGKSTIINLLPRFYDVTEGAILIDGVDIREYKLESLRRNIGIVAQETFLFGDSARENIAYGKPDASLEEVIEAAKAANIHDFIDSLPDGYDTQIGERGVNLSGGQKQRVAIARALLMNPPILILDDSTSSVDTETEMLIQKALVSLTESRTTFVIAQRISTVKRADKIVVLDKGRIVEVGTHEELLAKGGLYAEIYNLQFRAQEEQYA; this is encoded by the coding sequence ATGCAAACGGTCAGAAGACTGATTGCCTTTGCTATCAAATATTGGCATTGGATACTTCTGGCAACAATTTGCCTATTTGCTGTGACTGGCTTCGACCTGCTAAACCCGCAATTTATTAGATTGATAATCGACGAAGGCTTAAAGAGTGGTAAGTATTACTTGATACCATATCTATCCCTTGGAATAGTAGGGATTGCGATTATCCGTGGGTTTTTCTGGTTTGGCCAGCAATATCTTACAGAGTACATTGCGCATCGAACTATATATGATATTCGCAACCGCTTATTTGACCACATCCAGCGGCTGTCATTTAGCTATCATGATGAAGCTGAAACTGGCCAGCTGATTTCCAGGGCAACTTCAGATGTGGACATGCTTAGGCGATTTCTCGGCCACGGCTTAATGCACTTGCTTAGCGATGGGTTGGTTTTCATCGGGGTGCTTTTTATGTGTATTTATATGAACTGGAAGCTTGCCCTGATTGCCCTTTCCACAACGCCGTTCTTAATCTCAGCCGTTTTTAGATATGGTGGACGTATCCGTCCTCTTTTCACCGCAATACAAAACCAAAGAGGCGACATGACCACAGCAATTCAGCAGAATTTGCTTGGTATCCGCGTTGTAAAGACATTTGCTCGCGAAGACCATGAAATCGCCAAGTTCGACAAACAATCTTATGCATTACTTGAGCGGAACTTGGAGGCTGCCCAGGTGTCTGCAGTTTATATGCCGATGATGGATTTCCTTGCTGCAATGGGGACAACCTTGGTTCTTTTGTATGGTGGCTCCCAAGTAATTAGTGGGACGTTGAAGCTTGGTGAACTTGTGGCGTTTAACGCATACCTTGTGCGCCTAATTTCGTCTGTGCGCATGACTGGATGGATTGTGAATATGGCGCAAAATGCTGTCGCCGCTGCGGATAGGATTTTTGAGATACTGGATACACATCCGGAAACCCATTTAAAAGATGGAACGAAGGAGCTCAAAAACTGTCGTGGGCATGTCGAATTCAGAAATGTCTCTTTTAGCTACAGCGATGGTAGCCGCGTGCTGAGCAACATCAATTTAGAAGTGAAGCCAGGAGAAATGGTTGCCCTTGTTGGACCAACAGGCTCGGGGAAGAGTACAATCATTAATCTTTTGCCAAGGTTTTATGACGTGACAGAGGGTGCAATTCTTATAGATGGGGTAGATATTCGAGAATACAAGCTGGAATCGCTCAGGCGAAATATTGGAATTGTTGCTCAGGAAACGTTCCTTTTCGGCGATTCTGCACGGGAAAACATCGCTTATGGGAAACCCGATGCTTCGCTGGAGGAAGTGATTGAGGCGGCTAAGGCCGCGAACATCCATGATTTCATAGATTCTTTGCCTGATGGCTATGATACACAAATAGGCGAGCGTGGGGTAAACCTTTCGGGCGGTCAGAAGCAGAGGGTAGCAATCGCTCGTGCACTTCTTATGAATCCGCCCATACTTATCTTAGATGACTCAACTTCAAGTGTGGATACCGAGACGGAAATGCTCATTCAAAAGGCGCTTGTATCGCTGACTGAATCACGCACTACCTTTGTCATTGCCCAGCGCATATCTACGGTCAAGAGAGCAGATAAAATTGTTGTGCTTGATAAAGGCAGAATCGTCGAGGTAGGCACTCACGAGGAGCTTCTAGCTAAAGGCGGCCTTTACGCTGAGATTTACAACCTCCAATTCCGCGCCCAGGAGGAACAGTATGCCTAA
- the tyrS gene encoding tyrosine--tRNA ligase has product MEIIRRGTLEIVPEDELRAKLEKAQKTGKPLKLKLGLDPTAPDIHLGHTVVLRKMRQFQELGHEVVIIIGDFTASIGDPSGRSATRPMLTPEEIAANAKTYEDQYCLVLDREKTKVRFNSEWLSPLTFADVIYITSKITVARILERDDFQSRLAAGEPIGMHEILYPVCQAYDSVALESDVELGGLDQKFNILTARDFQRQFGQEPEVAIFMPILVGLDGVQKMSKSLGNYIGVSEPPNDMFGKIMSIPDNLMIQYFELLTDVQMSEIKEIEAGLASGKLHPMEVKKRLAREIVTIYHGAEAAAAAQAEFERVFSERELPSEIEPINVPASILKDGKIWIPRLIVQAGFAPSNSEARRLIQQGAVTLDGKRVDDPNAEISIQTGQVLRVGKLRFGRIVIV; this is encoded by the coding sequence ATGGAGATCATTCGGCGCGGGACGCTCGAAATTGTTCCCGAGGACGAACTTCGCGCAAAGCTTGAGAAAGCCCAAAAGACAGGCAAACCCCTCAAGCTCAAGCTCGGCCTCGACCCAACAGCGCCAGATATTCACCTTGGACACACAGTTGTTCTGCGCAAGATGCGGCAATTCCAAGAGCTGGGCCATGAAGTGGTGATAATCATTGGCGACTTCACTGCAAGCATTGGCGACCCATCTGGCCGCTCGGCAACCCGCCCAATGCTTACTCCCGAAGAGATTGCCGCCAATGCGAAGACCTATGAGGACCAGTACTGCCTAGTACTTGACCGAGAGAAGACAAAAGTTCGATTTAACAGCGAATGGCTCAGTCCTCTTACTTTTGCGGATGTAATCTATATTACATCCAAAATTACAGTAGCACGTATTTTAGAAAGGGATGACTTCCAATCGCGATTGGCTGCCGGAGAGCCAATAGGCATGCATGAGATATTGTATCCGGTATGCCAAGCATATGATTCGGTAGCTTTGGAATCGGATGTCGAACTTGGCGGTCTAGACCAAAAGTTTAATATACTAACAGCTCGCGATTTCCAACGCCAATTTGGACAGGAACCCGAAGTCGCTATATTTATGCCCATTCTGGTAGGTTTGGACGGCGTCCAGAAAATGAGCAAGTCACTTGGCAATTATATTGGAGTCTCCGAACCGCCAAATGACATGTTCGGAAAGATAATGTCAATTCCTGATAATTTAATGATTCAATATTTTGAACTATTGACAGACGTGCAAATGTCGGAAATAAAAGAAATCGAAGCCGGCCTTGCAAGCGGAAAGCTTCACCCGATGGAAGTCAAGAAGCGATTAGCACGCGAGATAGTGACAATTTATCATGGAGCAGAAGCAGCGGCGGCGGCTCAAGCAGAGTTTGAGCGCGTATTTAGCGAGCGCGAGCTCCCATCTGAGATCGAACCAATTAACGTACCGGCGTCGATATTAAAAGACGGAAAAATTTGGATACCGAGGCTTATTGTACAGGCAGGATTCGCGCCTTCAAACAGCGAAGCAAGACGGCTCATTCAGCAGGGGGCTGTCACCCTTGATGGCAAGCGCGTTGATGATCCAAACGCCGAAATATCTATCCAAACAGGCCAAGTGCTCCGCGTCGGGAAGTTAAGATTTGGAAGAATTGTAATAGTGTAG
- the nuoH gene encoding NADH-quinone oxidoreductase subunit NuoH: MFVSAIIVLFFILFIVLYLVYGLRKIMGWIQARIGPNRVGPEGLAQTIADAIKLLTKEDTIPACADKWPFIIAPIIVFVPAYLVYLVIPFGDNGWVLQDLNIGVLYLVAVMSIPIVGIITAGWASNNKWSLLGAFRAAAQIISYEIPLVLAMIPPVMLAGTLSTQGIVIAQSGTWFGIIPKWFIASQILGFLIYLAAALAETNLTPFDIMEAESELVAGYNTEYSGMKFALFFLAEFAGMFSISAIATTLFLGGWLPIHPALSFIPSVVWFFVKSLSLVFVLMWIRSTLPRVRVDQLMSFGWKVLIPLALLNIAWTGVLILA, translated from the coding sequence ATGTTTGTAAGCGCCATAATCGTGCTTTTCTTCATACTATTTATAGTCCTGTACTTGGTTTATGGCCTTAGGAAAATCATGGGGTGGATTCAGGCAAGGATTGGGCCAAACCGTGTTGGACCCGAAGGATTAGCACAGACAATAGCAGATGCGATAAAACTCCTAACCAAGGAAGACACCATCCCAGCATGCGCCGACAAATGGCCCTTTATCATCGCGCCCATTATAGTCTTTGTCCCTGCGTACCTTGTTTACCTGGTAATCCCGTTTGGCGACAACGGGTGGGTTCTTCAAGACCTGAACATTGGAGTGCTTTACTTGGTCGCAGTGATGTCCATACCAATCGTCGGCATTATTACAGCAGGCTGGGCGTCAAATAACAAGTGGTCGCTTTTGGGCGCGTTCCGAGCGGCGGCTCAAATTATAAGCTACGAGATACCATTAGTTCTTGCAATGATTCCGCCGGTAATGTTGGCTGGTACATTAAGCACGCAAGGCATTGTCATAGCCCAATCTGGCACATGGTTTGGCATCATACCCAAATGGTTCATCGCAAGTCAAATTTTAGGGTTTCTAATTTACCTAGCCGCCGCACTTGCGGAAACCAATCTAACACCATTCGACATCATGGAGGCAGAATCAGAGCTTGTTGCAGGCTATAACACTGAATATAGCGGAATGAAATTCGCACTATTCTTCCTAGCAGAGTTCGCTGGAATGTTCTCAATATCAGCAATTGCGACTACGCTTTTCCTAGGCGGATGGCTACCAATTCACCCAGCACTGTCGTTTATCCCATCCGTGGTGTGGTTCTTTGTGAAATCGCTATCGTTGGTTTTCGTGCTCATGTGGATAAGGTCTACTCTCCCAAGAGTAAGGGTGGACCAACTCATGAGCTTTGGTTGGAAGGTGCTCATTCCACTTGCTCTACTTAATATTGCTTGG